A part of Diprion similis isolate iyDipSimi1 chromosome 12, iyDipSimi1.1, whole genome shotgun sequence genomic DNA contains:
- the LOC124413655 gene encoding uncharacterized protein LOC124413655 — MSNIEEEQELLDQNDTAHAASCIAEKIISCNDRPQSEKSKKVDPQLVSTPLPREEFSWRSNHEGRQSKTRQKSFDQKQDDDSSGSSLQGDICRICHMGGFPQLAHTQPMWEWQNQGVRRVSSQISTLSSYAYLGPLIAACKCRGTVGLVHAECLERWLTESGHTRCELCGHKYVTKRVPRHGILASVGIWLKTVVATQQMFLDVMYLVVTTPLALFSCYVCALALRVLIEGGFYEIPWMIIAMLPTCSLTLIAYWGWLITLGRLHSRRWRRFWRNNFVVRLLPDNALSRVNHASNYPSAGPPISIVVNVVEESATAGIPEDDDEVEEYNASDDQVGGSYLRPAEAPKSRFTLELHGVSNRDGCRWRESCYEFRL, encoded by the exons ATGTCCAACATTGAGGAGGAGCAGGAGCTGCTGGATCAAAATGACACGGCTCACGCGGCGAGCTGCATAG CAGAGAAAATCATCAGCTGCAATGATCGTCCTCAGAGCGAGAAGAGCAAAAAGGTCGACCCGCAACTAGTCTCGACACCGTTACCGAGGGAGGAGTTTTCATGGAGGTCGAACCACGAAGGGCGGCAATCGAAGACCAGACAGAAATCATTCGACCAGAAACAAGACGATG ACTCGTCGGGCAGCTCGCTGCAGGGTGACATATGCAGAATATGCCACATGGGGGGCTTTCCGCAGCTGGCCCATACCCAGCCGATGTGGGAGTGGCAGAACCAGGGCGTTCGTCGGGTTTCCAGTCAGATATCCACCTTGTCGTCGTACGCCTACTTGGGGCCGCTGATCGCAGCTTGCAA ATGCCGTGGTACGGTGGGTCTCGTCCATGCCGAATGCCTCGAACGATGGTTGACAGAATCGGGGCACACGAGGTGTGAACTTTGCGGTCACAAGTACGTCACCAAGCGAGTTCCTCGTCACGGGATTCTCGCCAGTGTTGGAATATGGCTGAAAACAGTGGTAGCTACTCAGCAG ATGTTCCTGGACGTAATGTACCTCGTGGTAACAACGCCCCTTGCCCTGTTTTCCTGCTACGTCTGCGCACTGGCGTTGAGGGTCTTGATAGAGGGTGGATTTTACGAGATACCATGGATGATAATAGCGATGCTGCCGACATGCTCACTGACACTCATCGCGTACTGGGGCTGGCTGATAACTCTGGGCAG ACTCCACTCCCGACGCTGGCGTCGCTTTTGGCGAAACAACTTCGTCGTTCGTCTCCTGCCCGATAACGCTCTCTCGCGAGTGAACCACGCCAGCAACTATCCATCGGCTGGACCACCCATCTCCATAGTCGTGAACGTCGTGGAGGAATCCGCGACCGCTGGAATCCCCGAAGATGACGACGAGGTCGAAGAATACAACGCTAGTGACGATCAG GTAGGAGGGAGTTATTTACGACCTGCAGAGGCGCCGAAATCAAGATTCACGCTCGAGTTGCACGGAGTTTCGAACCGGGACGGTTGCAGGTGGCGGGAAAGTTGCTACGAATTCAGGCTATAA